The following nucleotide sequence is from Salinispirillum sp. LH 10-3-1.
TACGCGATCGTTCGGCCGCGCATTGTTGGCGTTGTATTGTACCCGAGAACGCGCCAGTGCTTGGTCGTTGTAGTCGGTGAACATGTCAGAGCCAAAAGCCCCGAACAGGTTAATACCTAACGCTTGCTGTTCGTTGAACGAAGAGGCGACGCCGACGGCAACCCGACCTAAATAATTCAGCGCTTCGTCCAGGTTCTCATTGCGGAACTTGAGTGTACCGCCCAGTTGACCACCATTGATGCTGTCGGTGATCACCAAGCGTTCTTTCTTACTCACAAAAACGATGTCGCTGCGACTGGGGTCTTTAACGCCAGGCTGGGCTTCGAGCCGATTGGCTTCAAAACCAATGACCAAGGCCTGGCCTGAGCCGATGTAAACATCGTAGTTGCCGTCGGCCACGACCACATCAACTGCCACAATTTCCGATAGCTGACGAACCATTTCGTCTCGCTTGTCGAGCAGGTCGTTCGGTGGCGCTCTCCGAGAGTCCCCTTGAGCGTTTTGAATATCCTGGTTGAGCTGGGCAATGCCACTCGCCAGTGTATTTACTTCGCCGGAGTAGCTGCGCAACTGATCATTGATCAACTTGTTCTGCTGGTCCATACGGTCGTAAATCAGATTAAAACGGTCTTGCAATACGCTAGCAGCCCCTATAAATGCTTCCCGCGCAGGAATAAAGCCCGGGCTGTCGGAAGCGGTCTGCAACGCGGAGAAGAAGTCGGACAACACTGGGCCGATTCCGGTACGCTCGTCACCGAGTAACTTGTTGATCTGATCAATGTTGTCACGATAGGTTTCATAGCCTTTGTACAGCTGCGTATCCGTGCGCATCTGCTCGGTCGTGAAGGCATCGTGCAGGCGTCGAATCGTGGTGACATCCACACCAGAACCGATGTAGCCAACCCCCATGAACTGCGAGTTCGCGGAGTTCAGAATGACTTCCTGACGACTGTACCCAGGCGTGTTGGCATTGGAAATGTTGTTACCAATCACTTCCAACTGCTTCTGTGATGCGTTCAAGCCGGTCAGGGCTATGTTGAGCAGACTCATTGCTTACTCTCCCAGAGATGCCACAGTGGTGTGGAACATGGACTCGATATAGGGACTGCTGGCGATGCGCTGTATTTTCTCAGCGTACAGTGGATCGGTCGCGTACCCAGCAGACTGCAAGGCTTCGGCGTAAGCAGCACCATCACTGGCTACTTCCAAAGCGCCTTGATAGCGCGGATTATTCGATAAAAATGCCTGATAATCGGCAAAGCTTTGGGCAAAGTCATCATAGGCACGGAATGCAGCTTGCACGTGCACGGGTCGACCCCCGAGGTACTCTTTGGTGGTGACTTCGGCACTGTCGCCCGACCAACGGTGATCAGCCTTGATGTTGAATAGGTTATGGCTGCTTTCGCCGTCACGTCGGCTGATGACATAACGCCCCCAACCGGTTTCCAATGCCGCCTGTGCAACGATATAACGCGGGTCGGCGTTGAGTTCTTCAGCCACCCGTTCAGCGTGCGGCCAAACAGCACTGACAAATTCTTCGGGGGAATTAAATTCTGTCACTTTGAAGTCATCGCTGCTGGGTGCCGAAGGCGGGTTGCCTACTGATAAGTCTTCAACGGCTTGGTCCAACACATCCATGGAGGGACGGCTTGGCAATATCGGCCGGCCATGGTGGTCAAGCGGCAAAACATCCGGCGAATTATTGCCGCCTTGAGCACGGCGTGCCTGTGTGCTTAATTGATCAAACAAGACATCGGCCAGCCCCATTCCACCCTGCTGTGACATGCTCAATGACATCTGTTCGTCGAGCATCTGCTCGTAGAATTCGGTCTCATGGGAGCTTAAGAAAGAGTCAGGATTCAGCGTACGCGTCGCTTCCCGCATGCTTTTCATGATCATTTGCGTGAACATGGCTTCAAACTGCTGCGCGACAACACGCAGTGCGCCTTCCTCATCGGATTCCGCTTGCCGCTTGATCGACTGTAAGCCTTGCAGGTCGTTGTAGACGAATGCATTGCCGGTCGCTGTATTACTGAAGGAATTCAGTGCCATGGTAGAGCCTTGTAATTTGCCGTTCTACGGTTTGTACAGCAATTGCTGTGCCAGAGATGAATATACGGATGATAGCGGCGGGATTGGGGATAACTTGAAGGGTGAGAAATAATGCCAGCGGGACGCCACACCGGCGTAGGGCGAGTATTCATACCCGCGAAAGGCCCCGCGCAGTCAGGCAGGTGTAAACACCTGCCCTAGAATCAACTTCGCGCAGAGGGCTGCGCTCCTACGCCACGGAAATGGAATTAAATAACAATCAACTCGGCGTTCAAAGCCCCAGCCTGTTTCATGGCTTCTAAAATTGCCATTAAATCACTCGGCGAAGCCCCCACCTCGTTCACTGCTGCCACTACGTCTTCTAACGTAATGGTGGGGCCAAACAAGAACATGCGGTTTTCTTCTTCTTCAATAGCAATCTCTGTATCCGGCACTACGGCAGTCTCGCCATCAGTAAAGGGTTCAGGCTGCGCTACTTGCAAAGTATTATCAATGGTTACCGTCAGGTTGCCGTGCGTGATCGCCACTGGTGTAATCCGCACATGCTGCCCGATGACAATGGTACCAGTACGCGAGTTAACAATGACCTTGGCTCGCCCTTCGCCCTGTTGCACTTCGATGTTTTCAAGCACCGACAAGAAGGTTACGCGTTGGTTGGAATCACGCGGCGCGGTCACTCGTACGCTACCGGCATCCAGCGCATAAGCACTACCCGGCCCCAACATATCGTTGATGGCTTCTGCCATCCGCATGGCGGTCGTAAAGTCCGCACGGTGCAGGTTAAACGTTAGAAAGTCACCTTCATTGAAACCACTACGCACTTCGCGTTCAACGATCGCGCCGCTGGGAATGCGTCCTGCACTGGGGACATTGACCGTGATACTGGAACCATCGGCACCCTGAGCACCAAAACCACCGACTAACAAATTACCTTGAGCAACCGCATAAACATTTCCATCAGCACCCTTCAGAGGTGCCAGCAGCAAACTGCCACCGCGCAACGATCCGGCATTACCCAAGGACGACACAGTGACATCAATGGCTTGCCCTGGACGCGCAAACGCTGGCAGCGTGGCATGAATGGATACGGCGGCGACGTTACGCAGACGCGGGTCCACACCTTCTGGAATGGTGATACCAAACTGAGCCATCATATTGCTGAAGGTTTGGTTGGTGAACGGGGCTCGGTCACCGGTGCCGTCCAACCCCACGACGAGACCATAACCCACTAATTGGTTATCACGTACACCTGCCACGGACGCAATGTCCTTGATACGGTCAGCCATTGCCGGTGCGGCAGCGACGACAGCCAGTAAAGAAGTCAGTATCAGTGCGGAAACACGCATATCGTCACCTGTTTTTTGACGCGGATAGGGATTCTAGTTAACAGATGCAATATGCATGCCGTAGTGGGCATTTATGCCTGATGCTACCTAGCACGACGGGTGTAAACGCCCGCTCTGGGCCTTAGGCCGACAACGGACCTTTTACTGTGCTGCAATTAAGGGTATATACTGAGTCAAAACATGTTGAAAGATAGCAAGGCCATGCAGAACCCTCACCTTGAACGCCTGAAAAGCATTCTGACGCTACCGGATACACTCGACTTTCTGGTACTTGTTGGCAGCCGGGCACTCGATACAGCGCAGCAAACCAGCGACTGGGATATCGCTTTTCAGTTTTCACCTGAAGCGGGTACGATACATTCAAACCCTATGTGTTATCTGGCGATGGTTGAAGCGCTTCGAGAAGACCTGGCAATTGCTTTGGCAGTGGACGACAGCTCGATTGACCTGATCGATGCTGCCAATTCCAATCTGGCCATGAAAGCCGTGATTGCCGAGGAAGGGTTGGTGATTACCGGAGACGAGAAATTGCCCTGGTATCATTTTCTAACGCGAACCTGGCGCGAACTGGAAGACTGGTATTGGGAGCAAGAACATGCGGCTTGATGTTTATCTGGCAGAGACGCATCTTATTGCAGAGCAACAAGGAAGTATTCTTGATGATACAGCAGAGCGTTTAAGGCAGGGAGCCACCCTGACACCACTGGAACAGAATGGTGTGTTACATGCACTGCAGGTATTGGTGGAAAATTCTATTGGCAAGGCAAAAAATACGCTTAAAAGCTATGGCAAGCCAGTGCCTGTTTCCGCTTATGATGCCATCAAAGAAGTAGGCAAGCTCGAACAATGGGATGCTCAACAATTGGAGCGTTGGCGAAGTATCATTGGTTTGCGCAATAAAATCGTTCACGAGTACATGAACATCGACATGGACACTATTCAGGTGCTGGTGCGGGAAAGGCACTATAATCCAATCATTACTTACCTTCTGAGCCCTATTGTTAAAAAGTAATAATAGGTTACGGTTATTCTGTCCACCAAAGCGCTAGAGCAACGGTGACTTCATCATTACTCAGGACTGAAGCGTCGCCAGGTTTTCCATGCCTCTTCATTTGAGGATATGGAGCCAATGGCTTCTCCGCAGATGGCGCGTGTTTCACGCGGATTTTGTGTGGCGATAAAACGCAAACAATCTTCCGAAACAGCCCCATGGTCTTCGTACATTAACATGCCGCCGCTGTGCCACCCCATTGGTGTGGCAACCGATTCCGGATTGTGCGCGGTGCCGCGCCCGTAGGTTTGTTGCCATAAAGGCTGTATTGCAAGATCTTCATCCAGCAACACTTCAGTGCGCAACACTGCCATGCTTTGCGGCCCACCAAACTCAAAGGCTTCAACCATAAGGAATTGCCCATCGTCGCTCAGACTCCAACGCCCGAGCCGATAGAACTCAGACATCCAGACGGTTCTGCGTTCACCGCCGGAATCAACCCACCAAAGCTGACCGTTTAACGCTTCGATAGCACAGAGGCGTTCACCTAAACCGACGGATACACAGCGGACTGGGGTCTGGACCACCTCTCCGTTATTGGCCCAAACGGACGTTGTGAACAAAGCCAGAATCCCAGACAGCACAAAAGCCCTGAAAAGGGCTGGCGTGGTCACTATTTTCATGACGTCCTCTTGTTACTGCCTAGCTAGGCGATGGTTGCAGTGGATGGCCTTCTATGCAGTGGTTTTAGCGGCGGGTGTAAACACCCGCCCTACGGATATTGCTAACCGTTAAAAGGGAAACCAACCACTGTTCAGGGCGCGCGTCAACCAGCCTTGCCGCGTAGAATCCGCAAGCTCACCGGTACCGCTGTAGGCAATACGGGCATCGGCGAGTTTACTGGACGCCACGGTATTGTCCAAATTGATGTCTTCCGGACGAATCAAACCGGTAACACGCAGGTATTCTTGTCCGCGCGTCAGGGTAATCCATTTTTCACCCTGAATGCGCAATACACCATTGGGGTACACTTCGGCCACCGTCACACTGATCGCGCCTTCCAGGCGGTTACTTTGGTTTGCTTGACCGCTACCGGAAAAGCTACGACTGCCGTTGACGTTGGCAGACAGTGCATTATTGAGCACTCGCAACTCATTGCCGCCAATCACTGGCGCACGCAAATCGGCGTCAGACGACTTACTGGAATTCGCTGCATTGGACTTCTGCGATACTGTGCGCTCATTCAGAATAACGGTGATGACATCGCCAACCCGATGGGCGTTCTTATCACCGTACAACTGCACGCCGTATGCCTGCGCAAAGATCGACCCATTGGCGGGCGGCGGCGTCATCATATTTTGTACCGGCACAGGCGCCCACGCTGGCTCATCCGGCCGTTCATCGAACTTGATTTCGCCCGTCGACGTACAGCCAACGACCGTCAGTACGACAAAA
It contains:
- a CDS encoding DUF86 domain-containing protein; translation: MRLDVYLAETHLIAEQQGSILDDTAERLRQGATLTPLEQNGVLHALQVLVENSIGKAKNTLKSYGKPVPVSAYDAIKEVGKLEQWDAQQLERWRSIIGLRNKIVHEYMNIDMDTIQVLVRERHYNPIITYLLSPIVKK
- a CDS encoding flagellar basal body P-ring protein FlgI, which produces MRVSALILTSLLAVVAAAPAMADRIKDIASVAGVRDNQLVGYGLVVGLDGTGDRAPFTNQTFSNMMAQFGITIPEGVDPRLRNVAAVSIHATLPAFARPGQAIDVTVSSLGNAGSLRGGSLLLAPLKGADGNVYAVAQGNLLVGGFGAQGADGSSITVNVPSAGRIPSGAIVEREVRSGFNEGDFLTFNLHRADFTTAMRMAEAINDMLGPGSAYALDAGSVRVTAPRDSNQRVTFLSVLENIEVQQGEGRAKVIVNSRTGTIVIGQHVRITPVAITHGNLTVTIDNTLQVAQPEPFTDGETAVVPDTEIAIEEEENRMFLFGPTITLEDVVAAVNEVGASPSDLMAILEAMKQAGALNAELIVI
- the flgH gene encoding flagellar basal body L-ring protein FlgH, whose protein sequence is MKIKRILLLPFVVLTVVGCTSTGEIKFDERPDEPAWAPVPVQNMMTPPPANGSIFAQAYGVQLYGDKNAHRVGDVITVILNERTVSQKSNAANSSKSSDADLRAPVIGGNELRVLNNALSANVNGSRSFSGSGQANQSNRLEGAISVTVAEVYPNGVLRIQGEKWITLTRGQEYLRVTGLIRPEDINLDNTVASSKLADARIAYSGTGELADSTRQGWLTRALNSGWFPF
- the flgJ gene encoding flagellar assembly peptidoglycan hydrolase FlgJ, producing MALNSFSNTATGNAFVYNDLQGLQSIKRQAESDEEGALRVVAQQFEAMFTQMIMKSMREATRTLNPDSFLSSHETEFYEQMLDEQMSLSMSQQGGMGLADVLFDQLSTQARRAQGGNNSPDVLPLDHHGRPILPSRPSMDVLDQAVEDLSVGNPPSAPSSDDFKVTEFNSPEEFVSAVWPHAERVAEELNADPRYIVAQAALETGWGRYVISRRDGESSHNLFNIKADHRWSGDSAEVTTKEYLGGRPVHVQAAFRAYDDFAQSFADYQAFLSNNPRYQGALEVASDGAAYAEALQSAGYATDPLYAEKIQRIASSPYIESMFHTTVASLGE
- a CDS encoding nucleotidyltransferase domain-containing protein, with protein sequence MLKDSKAMQNPHLERLKSILTLPDTLDFLVLVGSRALDTAQQTSDWDIAFQFSPEAGTIHSNPMCYLAMVEALREDLAIALAVDDSSIDLIDAANSNLAMKAVIAEEGLVITGDEKLPWYHFLTRTWRELEDWYWEQEHAA